The Maridesulfovibrio sp. genomic sequence TCCAATCTACCAGTCTACTGGAAGTCTAACTTTTTTCTTATCTTTATTAGTAAATAGCACGTATCCGTGTTCTTTGCCAAACAGGTAGACATCACGGGTAACAGCCACATCCTGTTTGCAGTATTCGGTGATCAGGTCCAGACGTCCTTCTTTCCACCATGCAAGAGCCTGCAATCCGTCCGCGCTCTTGGCAGCGTCCAGTGTGGCCTGGGCTATGTTGTCCAGCTTCAGGCGGTAACCCAACCGTTCGTATACTTTGAGCAGCAGGTCCAGTGTAGGCAGTCCTTTGTAGTTGAAGGCGTGGATGCCGGAGAGGACTTTGTAGTCAAAGCGTTCGATGTTGAAGCCGATAATCAGGTCCAGCTTCTGGACCCGTTCCATCATTTCGGGGATTTGGTCTTCCTCGTATTCAAAAAATTTGTCTTCAGTGGAATCGTAAAGCACGGCAATAGAAATGCCCATGCGCTCGGCTTTGTTCCAGCCGCCCACATCCTGAGCCGAGCGGCGGGTTTCAACATCAAGTACACCGAAGCTTTTAGGGGCTTTGGAGCTTTCTTCTTTTTTAACTTCTTCGCCGAAAGGGACCAGTACCATTGCTAAATCCTCTATTTTTTCAGGTGGTTGTCCGTTGACTATATTTTCCAGAACATAGATGGCCGCCGCTTTATCGATGGGGCGGTTACCGGAACCGCATTTCGGGGAATGCACGCAGGTGGGGCAGCCCAGTTCACATTCACAGTCTACAATGACCTGCAAGGTCCGTTCAAGGAGTTCTTCGGCCTGTTCAAAGGCCTGCATGGTCAATCCTGCTCCGCCGGGGATGCCGTCGTAAATGAATACCGCCGGGCCGTCGACCTGTTCATGCATGGGGGTTGAAATGCCGCCCAGATCGTTGCGGTCGGTGAGTACCAGAAGGGGGGTAATTCCGATAGCGGCATGCTCCACAGCGTGGATGCCGCCCATGAAATGGATGAAATCATCTTCAGCCCTGCGTTTGATTTCCGGGGATATTTCCATCCATAGCCCTTGAGTTTCAAAAACAACCGGAGGCATATCCAGAGGGACGATACCGAGCAGTTTTCCGCCCTTTACCGCCCGTTTTTCATATCCGGTAACCTGTTCGGTAACCCGAAGCCTGCCGAAGCGCATGACAATGCCGAAAACTTTTTTCTGCTTGTAGACCTCGAGAATTTCAGTGGATTTATTTTTGCGGGCTTTGGTGTAGTAGCCGACCCTTTCCTTGGATGCTTTGATCTTTTTGGATCCGAGGTCCAGCTCCTTGATGGCGTAAGTGGAACCCCGATGGATGTATACCGCTCCCTCATGAGCTTCGGAGTAGGCGCGTACTTCATCTATGGTGCCGATGGTTGCTCCATTGCCGGAGTCTTCAATGTGCATGGTCGCCCCGGCCCCGCGCAGGGAAACATCACGATGCGGACGTTTACGGGTGGAATAGATTTCGTCACCACGTTTATTGCGTAGCAGCACGCCTTCCTTCTCCAGTTCGGTTACCCTTTTCCTGATTTCATCATCATGGAGCAGGTAGTCATTATCGCGCAAAGTCAGTTCCGCTGCGGCGCAGACCAGATGGCGTTGCATGATTACCGGATTGTAAGGATTGAGGACGGCGTTTTCAGCCGGACGGGAAAAGAAGTCCTCCGGGTGGCGCATGAAATACTGGTCAAGGGCGTCTTCCTGCCCGATGAGGATAACCGCAGATTCGCGTTGGCTGCGTCCTACACGCCCGCCGCGCTGCAAAGTGGCCATGACAGATCCGGGATAGCCTACAAGGATGCACAGATCTAGTCCGCCTATGTCGATACCCAGTTCAAGGGCACTGGTTGATATAACCGCCAGCAGTTCACCGGAAGACATTCTCTGTTCGATATCGCGTCGTTCCTCGGGCAGGAATCCGGCTCTATAGGCACTGATGCGGTCCTTGTATTCTCCTGCTTTCTCATTGACCCACATGGCGATAAGTTCGGTCATCTTGCGGGACTGGGTGTAAACAATGGTCCGTAATCCCCTTGCCAGTCCGGCCTTGAGCAGCTGGATGGCTGCACTGTAGGGCGAAACCACCGGATTGAAGAAAATATAATTGCGCTTACCGGAGGCCGCACCGGTTTCGGTTATGGGATGAACTTCAAGTCCGGTCAGATCACGACAGAGTTCAGCAGGGTTGCCCACTGTTGCTGATGAAAAGATAAAAGAAGGATTGGCTCCGTAATATTTGCAGATTCTGAGCAGGCGGCGGAAAACCATAGCCATATGTGAGCCCATCACTCCCCGGTAGGTGTGGACCTCATCGACCACGATGTGGGTCAGCCCGGCCAGAAAAGGCGCCCATTTTTCATGGTAGGGCAGCATGGAAAGATGCAGCATTTCCGGGTTGGTCAGAATTACTGACGGTGGGGTGTCTCGTATTTTTTTGCGTCTGTATGGTGAAGTGTCTCCATCATAAATTGCTGCTTCTGGGCGGGCATGTTCAGGTAGCAGGGCAGCCATCTCATTAAAAGTTTTGAGCTGGTCCTGCGCCAGTGCCTTGAGCGGGAAAAGGTAGAGGGCGTGTGAATCAGGATCGCGCAGACATTGTTCCAGTACGGGCAGGTTGTAGGTCAGGGTCTTTCCGCTGGCAGTGGGAGTGGCAACCACAACATTGCGCCCGGCACGGGCATAGTCGGTTGCTTCGGCCTGATGGGAATAGAGTCGTTCAATATCCCGGAAGCCGAGCACGGAATTAACCGACGTTGAGAAAGGGCGGCGCGGTTCAGCGAAGGAAGGATCGGTCCCGTCCATAATCCGGTGGTGGACCACCTGATCACCCATAGTCGGCGAGGCTAGTAACGCGTGTATGTATTCCTGTATTCTGTCTTGATCGTGCAATTGATGTCTCCGACGGCCTTGCCTGGGGCTATGACTTGATGCGCTATAGCGCTTTTTGATGAAAAGATTTCGCCTCCGGCGGCCTAAGGAGCTAAGCCCCTTTGGAATCCCTATTAGTTAAAATAGGTTTATTTTTGGTTCAGGTGAATAGAGTCATCATGGAATCAAAATTCGTCAATAAAAAAAAGGACCGTGCGTAAAGCACACGGTCCTTTTGATATGCAAGCTGGCGAAGCCCAAATAAAAGTTTTTGGGATTCTTAACCCCTTTTGCAAAAAGGGTTAAGCCGCCGGAGGCATTGTCTTATGCTTTTACAGTTTCACCTGCAACTTCTTCACGCTTGGCTGCGATATCGGCGGCAGCGGTGAAGATTACGTCGGTGGAGCTGTTGAGTGCGGTCTCAGCGGAGTCCTGAATTACACCAACGATGAAACCTGCAGCAACAACCTGCATGGAGATTTCGTTGGGAACACCGAACAAGGAACATGCGAGAGGGATCAGCAGCAGGGAACCGCCGGCAACACCTGAAGCACCGCATGCGGATACGGAAGCGATGATGCTGAGCAGCAGTGCAGTTGCCACATCAACCTGAATACCGAGGGTATGTACTGCAGCAAGGGTCATAACGGTGATGGTGATTGCTGCGCCGCCCATGTTTACGGTCGCTCCGAGAGGGATGGATACGGAGTAGGTATCTTCGTGCAGGTCGAGTTTTTTGCACAGCTCCATGTTTACAGGGATGTTTGCTGCTGAACTGCGGGTAAAGAATGCGGTGATGCCGCTTTCACGCAGGCAGGTCAGAACCAGCGGATAGGGGTTGCGCTTGGTCTTCATGAAGACAATGGCCGGGTTTATGATCAGGGCAATGGTACCCATGGAAATGAGCAGAACCATGATCAGATGGCTGTAGCCTGCCAGCGCGGAAAAACCGGTGGTGGCGATGGTGTTGGATACCAGACCGAAAATACCGAGGGGAGCAAAGCGGATAACCAGCTTAACAACTCCTGATACACCTTCGGAAATATCGTTCAGAACCTGTTTGGTAGCATCGCTTGCATGCTGGAAAAAGAAGCCGAGAGCAAGAGCCCAGGCAAGGATACCGATGAAGTTACCGGTGTAGAGGGCGTTGACCGGGTTATCAACTATCTTGAAAAGCAGGGTATTCAGAACTTCAGCAATGCCTCCGGGAGGTGTTGCACTGGTGTCAGTAGCAACAAGGGTAAGTGTGGTGGGCATGAGGAAGCTCATGGTTACCGCAACGAGTGCGGCCATGAAGGTGCCAATAAGATAAAGAAAAATAATGGAACGCATGTTGGTGTGCGTGCCTTTTTTCTGGCTGGCAATGGACGCCGCAACAATCACGAAAACAAGAATGGGAGCAACAGCTTTCAGACCTTTAACAAAAAGGCTTCCCAGAATGCTTATGGATTTTGCTGCTTCAGGAGCAAAAGTTGCTAAAGCAATACCTGCAGCAATACCGATCATGATCTGTACCACCAGACTACCGGATGCAATGCGTTTAAAGATGTTGGAAGTTTGAGTCATATTCATCCCCCGTGTTTTAAAAAAAATTTATGCTAGACGGATTTCGTCATAGGTAGATGTTGTGAATATTGTCAACAAATTTGTTTAAAACAGGTAATCGATTAATTTATGTGTGTGTTTTTTTCGTGTTCAGCAAAAAAACAATAAGCAAAACACAAGCATAGATAGTTGCATAACATTGGGTTAATATTGTATGTTAAAAGATTTCTATTGTAAGATTGAATGAATAATCAAACAGTGCATTAGATTAACATAGAATGATATCGTAAAATATTTTAGTTATTTTTCGTAATTATTAAAATTTAGCGTAAATTTTAACTAAAACGTAAAATTTATGATTGACTTGAATGGTTGACTATCAAGCTTAAAAAGTATGGAATATGAAGGATAAAACAGGGAAAAAACATGTCTGAATCACCACAGAAGTACATTTACTACTCAATTGCGGCTTCAGTTATAACTATGATCCTTAAAACATGGGCATGGTACTTAACTGATTCAGTCGGGTTGCTTTCTGATGCATTAGAAACGCTGGTCAACCTTTCTGCTGCTCTCTTTGCCCTGGCAACCCTTACTAAGGCCCTCAAACCTGCTGATGACAACCACGCTTACGGACACGGCAAGGCGGAGTATTTTTCCAGCGGGGCGGAGGGCATGCTTATTCTTATTGCGGCAGTGGGTATTGTTTATGCCTCAGTGGAAAGATTCATGAGTCCGGAAGTTCCTCAGAACCTTGGTGCCGGCCTTGGAATAGCCCTGCTTTCCTCGGTTGTTAATTTTGCAACTGCCAAGATTATGCTAAAAGGCGCTGCGGTTCATGATTCAATTACCCTTGAGGCAGACGCAAAACATCTCCTGACTGATGTATGGACTTCCATAGGATTGGTTGCCGGGCTGGGAGTAATGCTTTTTACCCCTCCGTCTTGGGCTTTTATTGACCCCGCAATTGCCATGATTATGGGCGGAAATATTGTATTTACCGGATTTTCTTTGATCAAAAAGTCATTTTCAGGACTTATGGATAATGCTCTGCCCCATGAAGAGTTGCTGGTTATTGACACCGCCATCCGCACTTGTGGAGGGGAGGATATTCTTTACCACGGCTTGCGGACCCGCAAGGCCGGATCGCATCGTTTTATTGATTTTCATCTGCTCTTGCCGGGTGATTCTACTATTACCGATTCCCATCATTTATGTACGGAGATTGAAAACTGTATTAAGTCTGATTTGAAGAATTGCCACGTGACCATCCATGTGGAGCCCAAAGAAGATGTCGCTTCTTATGATTGTGAGGAGACGGGCGGGCTTTGCGGTTCCATGGTCAGGCTCAAAGCAAGTTTCGGGGACAAAGATTAACAGCTGATGATGAAGTGCCGTAAAATCAATCATTTCCATATGGGGATTGAACTTGGAAGTATCCTGCTGCTACCGGAAGGCGTAGGTTTGTTTCCGGCTGTTTTGCTTTTCCATGAATATACAGGGCTGAATGATGTTACTGTAAACCATGCAAAGCGTATTGCCGCAAAGGGCTATGCCGTTCTCGCCGCCGATTTTTACGGAGTACGTAACCGCCCATCATCTGTAGATGAAGCGCGCGTCATCCATCGTATCTATCGCAATGATCGCCTGCTCATGCGTGAACGGTCTAAAGCCTGTCTTACAGCTCTGCTTGATCAGCCTGAAGTTGATCCGTCCAGCATTTATGCCCTTGGGTTTTCATTCGGCGGAGGAGCGGCATTAGAACTGGCCCGTACCGGATTCGGGCTAAAAGGTGCTGCGTCGGTTTACGGTTATCTGGATACGAGTCATCCGGTTGTTCCTGGTGAGATTAAATGCCCACTACTTGCAATTCATGTAAATAGTGACCCAGTGGTTCCTGAAGAGCATCTGCAGATGTTCGAATGTGAAATGCATTCAGCTGACGTTGATTATGATCTGATCCGGCTGGATAATGCCCACCATGGCTTTGCAAATCCTGAAGATGATGTGTTTGATGAAAATCTTGCTGAAGAGATGTGGGATACTGTGCTGGGCTGGATGGAGTGAAAAAATCAGTTGAGTGTTGATTTCTATAATTAACAAAAACCCCGGTACGCCGGCACCGGGGTTTTCAGAGAAAAAAAAACTGGTTCTACCAGCTGTTGCGGTGAACTCTTTCTTCTTTATAACGGTCTTTTTTCTTTGATTCCTGTTTTGGATGGCCGATGACTATGAAGCCTAGCGGAATGACCTGCTCGGGCAGATTGAACAGTTTTTTGAAGCCCGCAACTCTTTCCTCGATGGGATGGATTCCGGTCCAGACCGCTCCCAGTCCTTTAGCATGGGTTGCCAACAACAGATTCTGGATAGCAGCTGAACAATCCTGAACCCAGTATCCGGCATATTTTTCAAGACTTAGATCGCCGCAGACCAGAATGCCCAGCGGAGCGGTTTTAGCCATGGCAGCGTACTCGTTGATATTCGGGACTGCATCAAGTTTTTCACGATCCTCTACAACAATGAACTGCCAAGGCTGGGCATTTCCTGCACTGGGAGCCATCATGGCCGCACCGAGGAGTTCTTTGATCTCTTGTTCGGAAACGGGTTTATCTTCAAATTTTCTAATGCTTCTGCGGGAATAGATCGCTTCGAATACATCCATTTCAGTTATCTCCGTTAAAAATTAGATTTCATGAATGACTTCCTATAACACGTTGTTCCAAAAATCAGATCATATTTTTGTCTGAATAAAAGGGTGTCATTTTGACTGGTTCAGCAGCAACGGTGATAGGCCATGCATCAATTTTTATTTGAAGTGATAAGATAAATTATAAATAGTACTTGATTTAATATTATATTGTTATATTCTATCCATAATCACACCCCTGATTTGGTCTGAAATACTTTTGGTTATTTTGCAGTCCAACCCCTTGGCGGTGCCGTTCTCCTCCCTCGCTAACCGTTCGGTACCGCCATCCTTTTCCTAAAAAAAGGGTACGATCCTTAAAGATCGTACCCTTTTTTTGATTTCATATTATTCGTAAACCGCTATTTATTTTTAAATGCGATACGAAAACAGGCGATTGCTCCACCCCAGGTAATAAAGAGGCCGAAGAGCATCATGATAATTGCGCTTGTAGTCATGGTTTATCCCCTTTTAAGGAAGCTTTTATTTGTGGAAGAGACTCCTGCAAATGCCCGTTCCTGACTGGACAAGGCAAAGCCGATAACAAGGCAGAGGGCGATAATTGCCCAGCCGAATGCGATAATGGCAGTGTTGGAGTATCCACCGTAGTTTTTGGAGATATCACCGATGAAGTTGGTAACGATCATGAAACCGAGCATGGCCGGAACCACGAAACGCAGGCTGTTCATCCACAGGGAGCCGACAGTGATTTCAGAGGTTTTGTTAACATGAACACGCATTTCATCGAGGTTGCAGAACCAGGCGATAAATACGATTTCAATGAAACCGCCGATGAGGATACCGAAGTTGTTGACAAAGTGGTCAACGATATCGAGCAGCAGCAGACCGCCGCCGGTGGTGAATACGATGCTGACCAGAAAGCCGAGGGTGCAGCAGATTGCTACAGCTTTTTTGCGGGTGACACCGAATTTATCAATGACAGCGGAAGTAATAACTTCGTTGATAGAGATCATGGATGAGAGACCGGCAACAACCAATGCCAAGAAGAAGAGTACACCGAAGAAAACAGGTGCGGGCATAAGGTTGATAGCGGTGGGCAGGGTAATGAAGGCAAGGCCAACACCTGCGCCTGCAACTTCGCTGATGGGTACGCCCTGCTGCTGGGCCATGTAGCCGAGTACGCTGAAGATCATGATACCGGATATGATACTGAATCCGCAGTTAATGAATACGGTCATGCAGGCGTTGTTGTTGATGTCGGATTCTTTGGGCAGGTAGCTGGAGTAGGAGAGCATAATTCCGAACCCGATGGAAAGGCTGAAGAAAATCTGGCCGAATGCGTCGGCCCAGACTTTGCCGTTCATGA encodes the following:
- a CDS encoding DEAD/DEAH box helicase produces the protein MGDQVVHHRIMDGTDPSFAEPRRPFSTSVNSVLGFRDIERLYSHQAEATDYARAGRNVVVATPTASGKTLTYNLPVLEQCLRDPDSHALYLFPLKALAQDQLKTFNEMAALLPEHARPEAAIYDGDTSPYRRKKIRDTPPSVILTNPEMLHLSMLPYHEKWAPFLAGLTHIVVDEVHTYRGVMGSHMAMVFRRLLRICKYYGANPSFIFSSATVGNPAELCRDLTGLEVHPITETGAASGKRNYIFFNPVVSPYSAAIQLLKAGLARGLRTIVYTQSRKMTELIAMWVNEKAGEYKDRISAYRAGFLPEERRDIEQRMSSGELLAVISTSALELGIDIGGLDLCILVGYPGSVMATLQRGGRVGRSQRESAVILIGQEDALDQYFMRHPEDFFSRPAENAVLNPYNPVIMQRHLVCAAAELTLRDNDYLLHDDEIRKRVTELEKEGVLLRNKRGDEIYSTRKRPHRDVSLRGAGATMHIEDSGNGATIGTIDEVRAYSEAHEGAVYIHRGSTYAIKELDLGSKKIKASKERVGYYTKARKNKSTEILEVYKQKKVFGIVMRFGRLRVTEQVTGYEKRAVKGGKLLGIVPLDMPPVVFETQGLWMEISPEIKRRAEDDFIHFMGGIHAVEHAAIGITPLLVLTDRNDLGGISTPMHEQVDGPAVFIYDGIPGGAGLTMQAFEQAEELLERTLQVIVDCECELGCPTCVHSPKCGSGNRPIDKAAAIYVLENIVNGQPPEKIEDLAMVLVPFGEEVKKEESSKAPKSFGVLDVETRRSAQDVGGWNKAERMGISIAVLYDSTEDKFFEYEEDQIPEMMERVQKLDLIIGFNIERFDYKVLSGIHAFNYKGLPTLDLLLKVYERLGYRLKLDNIAQATLDAAKSADGLQALAWWKEGRLDLITEYCKQDVAVTRDVYLFGKEHGYVLFTNKDKKKVRLPVDW
- the sstT gene encoding serine/threonine transporter SstT — its product is MTQTSNIFKRIASGSLVVQIMIGIAAGIALATFAPEAAKSISILGSLFVKGLKAVAPILVFVIVAASIASQKKGTHTNMRSIIFLYLIGTFMAALVAVTMSFLMPTTLTLVATDTSATPPGGIAEVLNTLLFKIVDNPVNALYTGNFIGILAWALALGFFFQHASDATKQVLNDISEGVSGVVKLVIRFAPLGIFGLVSNTIATTGFSALAGYSHLIMVLLISMGTIALIINPAIVFMKTKRNPYPLVLTCLRESGITAFFTRSSAANIPVNMELCKKLDLHEDTYSVSIPLGATVNMGGAAITITVMTLAAVHTLGIQVDVATALLLSIIASVSACGASGVAGGSLLLIPLACSLFGVPNEISMQVVAAGFIVGVIQDSAETALNSSTDVIFTAAADIAAKREEVAGETVKA
- a CDS encoding cation diffusion facilitator family transporter, whose product is MSESPQKYIYYSIAASVITMILKTWAWYLTDSVGLLSDALETLVNLSAALFALATLTKALKPADDNHAYGHGKAEYFSSGAEGMLILIAAVGIVYASVERFMSPEVPQNLGAGLGIALLSSVVNFATAKIMLKGAAVHDSITLEADAKHLLTDVWTSIGLVAGLGVMLFTPPSWAFIDPAIAMIMGGNIVFTGFSLIKKSFSGLMDNALPHEELLVIDTAIRTCGGEDILYHGLRTRKAGSHRFIDFHLLLPGDSTITDSHHLCTEIENCIKSDLKNCHVTIHVEPKEDVASYDCEETGGLCGSMVRLKASFGDKD
- a CDS encoding dienelactone hydrolase family protein yields the protein MMKCRKINHFHMGIELGSILLLPEGVGLFPAVLLFHEYTGLNDVTVNHAKRIAAKGYAVLAADFYGVRNRPSSVDEARVIHRIYRNDRLLMRERSKACLTALLDQPEVDPSSIYALGFSFGGGAALELARTGFGLKGAASVYGYLDTSHPVVPGEIKCPLLAIHVNSDPVVPEEHLQMFECEMHSADVDYDLIRLDNAHHGFANPEDDVFDENLAEEMWDTVLGWME
- a CDS encoding nitroreductase family protein yields the protein MDVFEAIYSRRSIRKFEDKPVSEQEIKELLGAAMMAPSAGNAQPWQFIVVEDREKLDAVPNINEYAAMAKTAPLGILVCGDLSLEKYAGYWVQDCSAAIQNLLLATHAKGLGAVWTGIHPIEERVAGFKKLFNLPEQVIPLGFIVIGHPKQESKKKDRYKEERVHRNSW
- a CDS encoding MetS family NSS transporter small subunit, which encodes MTTSAIIMMLFGLFITWGGAIACFRIAFKNK
- a CDS encoding sodium-dependent transporter — protein: MQKRETWGSRSGFILAAVGSAIGLGNIWRFPYMVYENGGGAFLIPYFVAMLAAGIPFMILEFGLGQRFKGSAPKIFSSISKKWEWLGWWQVVVSFIIASYYVVVIAWAMNYVGLAFTQGWGAAPKDFFFGSFLGLTDSPMNMGNVQGSIFLATAAAWAFTFIALFTGVKAGIERVNKIFMPLLFLLVFIFIGRGLMLPGAMDGVNWLFKPDFSAIMNGKVWADAFGQIFFSLSIGFGIMLSYSSYLPKESDINNNACMTVFINCGFSIISGIMIFSVLGYMAQQQGVPISEVAGAGVGLAFITLPTAINLMPAPVFFGVLFFLALVVAGLSSMISINEVITSAVIDKFGVTRKKAVAICCTLGFLVSIVFTTGGGLLLLDIVDHFVNNFGILIGGFIEIVFIAWFCNLDEMRVHVNKTSEITVGSLWMNSLRFVVPAMLGFMIVTNFIGDISKNYGGYSNTAIIAFGWAIIALCLVIGFALSSQERAFAGVSSTNKSFLKRG